One stretch of Kwoniella newhampshirensis strain CBS 13917 chromosome 5, whole genome shotgun sequence DNA includes these proteins:
- a CDS encoding HAD hydrolase, family IIID, producing MTDLDPSQSTTTPSSSSSSSSSLSSSAPTSNPSPCSDMEPRSLITALPDMVTSPLSPPSPSDKKKPKLCHSTNDESLVEKMEVVEESSPSSQAQSKNADIGGRSEAPGDTEGEADGVESGEDKDTDDLPTFSAVPLDEELEVKEEWWELKMQWSGKTFELKVGGNDMVYDFRHLIETTTGVPRDNQKLIGLLPGSKGKLGTEHDAKRFATLGVKKGGKFVLVGTREEERFKDPIEGMRGEVTDDFDVQYSNAPTQPKAVAPADDPRNKRKVQEIVKKSPITYINEPREGKRLLVLDLDYTMVDTKPLMSGALPASECARPGLHEFLEKVYPFYDIAIWSQTSWMWLEAKLVELGVVGGTHEYKICFVADRTTMFPIFIQRNGQPYKHEVKPLAYFWASNSSWSVKNTIHIDDLSRNFALNPGEGLKIRAFNRAGHREGEADRELYRLGQYLVNIATDVDDFTTINHGDWKTTVPRQ from the exons ATGACAGACCTGGATCCAAGTCAGAGCACGACTACcccctcctcatcttcttcatcttcatcttccctttcctcttcggcGCCAACATCAAATCCATCCCCATGCTCTGATATGGAACCTCGATCACTCATCACGGCTTTACCAGACATGGTGACTTCACCCTTGTCTCCTCCCTCACCGTCAGATAAGAAAAAGCCGAAATTATGCCATTCTACCAATGACGAGTCTCTCGTCGAGAAAATGGAAGTAGTTGAGGAGtcgtcaccatcatcgCAAGCGCAATCCAAGAACGCTGACATCGGAGGAAGGTCCGAAGCTCCAGGGGACACCGAAGGCGAAGCGGACGGGGTAGAAAGCGGGGAAGACAAAGACACAGATGATCTGCCTACCTTCTCGGCAGTTCCGTTGGACGAGGAActggaggtgaaggaggagtggtGGGAACTGAAGATGCAGTGGTCGGGGAAGACTTTTGAGCTGAAAGTTGGTGGGAATgatat GGTATACGACTTTCGCCATCTGATCGAAACAACAACCGGTGTCCCTCGCGACAATCAGAAACTCATCGGACTGTTACCCGGATCCAAGGGCAAGTTGGGTACAGAACACGATGCGAAACGATTTGCGACTCTgggagtgaagaagggcgGCAAGTTTGTGCTGGTGGggacgagggaggaagagaggttcAAGGATCCTATAGAGGGTATGAGGGGAGAG GTCACCGACGACTTCGATGTCCAATACTCCAACGCGCCCACGCAGCCAAAAGCGGTAGCTCCGGCAGATGATCCGAGGAATAAGAGAAAGGTCCAAGAGATTGTGAAGAAAAGTCCAATCACT TATATCAACGAGCCtcgagaagggaaaagacTCTTGGTCCTAGATTTAGATTACA CCATGGTCGATACGAAACCACTGATGAGTGGTGCGCTTCCCGCTTCCGAATGTGCTCGACCGGGTCTGCACGAGTTCCTTGAGAA GGTGTATCCGTTTTACGATATCGCAATCTGGAGTCAGACAAGCTGGATGTGGCTGGAAGCCAAGCTGGTGGAGCTGGGTGTCGTTGGAGGAACACACGAATACAAGATATGTTTCGTGGCGGATCGGACGACGATGTTTCCT ATCTTTATACAAAGGAACGGGCAACCATACAAACACGA GGTCAAACCGCTTGCGTACTTTTGGGCTTCCAACTCGAGCTGGTCCGTGAAGAAC ACCATTCACATTGACGATCTGTCGCGAAATTTCGCTCTGAACCCAGGAGAGGgcttgaag ATACGAGCCTTCAACAGAGCCGGGCACCGGGAGGGAGAGGCCGATAGGGAGCTGTACAGGCTAGGACAATAT CTCGTCAACATCGCGACTGACGTGGATGActtcaccaccatcaaTCACGGC GACTGGAAAACAACCGTTCCTCGCCAGTGA
- a CDS encoding glutamine-fructose-6-phosphate transaminase (isomerizing) produces MCGIFAYCSFLCEKERKYVCDVLCNGLARLEYRGYDSAGIGIDGDEPGSPMILFKEVGKVAALRKHIAEAVAYPPPSDEPRHATNGNSTKIDMNKVFLSQTSMAHTRWATHGVPSPLNCHPHVSDALTEFSLVHNGIITNYKELKVVLLKRGYTFHTDTDTEAVAVLCKYVWDSQPAKRLNFTELVKTVIKELEGSFAFVFKSVHFPDEIVAARRGSPLLIGVKTDRKLKVDFVDVELPTNEDRVNDADANALLAVPSAVSDGRSAVGPKLRRSQSRAFLSEDGMPQPIEFFVASDASAVIEHTKRVLYLEDDDIAHIAEGELHIHRLRRDDTVSSVRAIEHLEIELAEIMKGQYDHFMQKEIYEQPESVVNTMRGRVNFDTRAVMLGGLKAYLPVIRRGRRLLFVACGTSYHSCIAARPVFEELTDIPVAVELASDFLDRRTPVFRDDVAIFVSQSGETADTILAMRYCLERGALCLGVVNAVGSTLSRETHSGVHINAGPEIGVASTKAYTSQYVALVMIAVQLSDDSILKTARRQQIIDGLHDVPAQIRKVLAMDKALQQLAKDMLAKEKSLLIMGRGYQYATCLEGALKIKEVSYMHSEGILAGELKHGPLALIDEHLPVIFIMTRDSLYPKVQSALAQVTARKGRPIIICNEDDDNVPHNAKVIRVPQTVDCLQGLINVIPLQLLSYHLAIMNGVDVDFPRNLAKSVTTE; encoded by the exons ATGTGTG GGATTTTCGCGTACTGCTCTTTCCTCTgtgagaaagagagaaagtATGTCTGTGACGTCCTGTGCAACGGTCTTGCCAGACTTGAGTACCGAGGTTATGATAGTGCCG GTATCGGAATCGACGGTGATGAACCCGGCTCTCCCATGATCCTTTTCAAGGAAGTCGGCAAAGTCGCTGCTCTTCGAAAGCACATCGCCGAGGCCGTAGCAtaccctcctccttctgatGAGCCCAGACACGCGACCAACGGGAACTCTACCAAGATCGACATGAACAAGGTGTTCCTCAGTCAAACCTCTATGGCTCACACTCGTTGGGCTACTCACGGTGTTCCCAGCCCCTTGAATTGTCACCCTCACGTCAGCGATGCTTTGACAGAGTTCAGCCTGGTGCACA ACGGTATCATCACCAACT ACAAAGAACTCAAGGTCGTTCTTCTCAAGCGAGGCTACACTTTccacaccgacaccgacaccgagGCCGTCGCCGTTCTCTGCAAGTACGTATGGGACAGTCAACCTGCCAAGCGACTCAACTTCACCGAGCTCGTGAAGACTGTCATCAAAGAGCTT GAGGGATCTTTTGCTTTCGTGTTCAAGTCTGTCCACTTCCCCGACGAAATTGTTGCCGCCCGACGAGGATCCCCCCTCCTCATCGGTGTCAAGACCGACAGGAAGTTGAAGGTTGACTTTGTGGATGTTGAATTGCCCACGAACGAAgaccgag TCAACGACGCCGACGCCAATGCTCTCCTCGCCGTACCCAGCGCTGTCAGCGATGGTCGCAGTGCCGTTGGTCCCAAGCTCCGACGATCCCAATCCCGCGCTTTCCTTTCCGAGGATGGCATGCCCCAACCCATCGAGTTCTTCGTTGCCTCCGACGCCAGTGCCGTCATCGAGCACACCAAGAGGGTGCTGTACctggaggatgatgacatcGCCCACATCGCTGAGGGAG AGCTCCACATCCATCGACTCCGCCGTGACGACACCGTCTCTTCCGTCCGAGCCATCGAGCatctcgagatcgaacTCGCCGAGATCATGAAGGGACAATACGACCACTTCATGCAGAAGGAGATTTACGAGCAACCCGAATCGGTTGTCAACACCATGCGAGGCCGAGTGAACTTTGATACCAGGGCGGTCATGCTTGGTGGTCTCAAGGCGTACTTGCCTGTCatcagaagaggaaggaggttACTATTCGTCGCTTGTGGTACCAGTTACCATTCTTGTATCGCTGCTCGACCCGTCTTCGAGGAGTTGACGGACATCCCGGTGGCTGTCGAGTTGGCTTCCGACTTCCTTGACCGAAGGACTCCCGTATTCCGAGACGACGTCGCCATCTTCGTGTCCCAGTCTGGTGAAACCGCCGACACTATCCTTGCCATGCGATACTGTCTCGAGCGAGGAGCTCTTTGCTTGGGTGTAGTGAATGCCGTCGGTTCTACCCTTTCTCGAGAGACCCACTCGGGTGTGCACATCAACGCTGGTCCCGAGATCGGTGTTGCCTCTACCAAGGCTTACACCTCTCAATATGTCGCCCTCGTCATGATCGCTGTCCAACTGTCCGACGACTCGATCTTGAAGACCGCGCGACGACAACAGATCATCGATGGTCTGCACGATGTTCCCGCTCAGATCAGAAAGGTGTTGGCAATGGACAAGGCGTTGCAACAGTTGGCCAAAGACATGTtggccaaggagaagagtctGCTGATCATGGGTCGAGGTTATCAGT ACGCTACTTGCTTGGAGGGTGCgctcaagatcaaggaggtcTCGTACATGCACAGTGAAGGT ATCTTGGCTGGAGAGCTCAAGCACGGTCCCCTTGCTTTGATCGATGAGCACCTCCC tgtcatcttcatcatgaCCCGAGATTCGCTCTACCCCAAGGTGCAATCCGCTCTTGCCCAGGTCACCGCTCGAAAGGGTCGGCCCA TCATTATCTGcaacgaggacgacgacaatGTACCTCACAACGCCAAGGTCATCCGTGTGCCTCAAACTGTCGACTGTCTCCAAGGTCTCATCAACGTCATTCCTCTCCAGCTTTTGTCATATC ACTTGGCCATCATGAACGGCGTCGATGTCGACTTCCCCCGAAACCTAGCCAAATCTGTCACGACCGAGTAA
- a CDS encoding ATP synthase F1, delta subunit translates to MASVMRSVLSRGYATASTVKAPIQLNSLTGTYATSTYLAALKKSPKDLEGLAKDVEAFDKKIKEDAKVASFIQNPTLSASERSQALSSLLPSGSSPILLNLLTVLSENGRLSSAPKVFADFNSLISAYRGELEVVVTSAEPLDNKSLNRLDKALKDTEVAKGKTLKVVNKVNPSVLGGLLVDFGDRTIDLSASSKVSRFNAAIAQGV, encoded by the exons ATGGCTTCCGTCATGAGGTCCGTCCTTTCAAGGGGTTACGCTACCGCCTCTACCGTCAAG GCCCCCATCCAGCTCAATTCCCTCACCGGCACCTACGCCACCTCGACCTACCTCGCCGCCCTGAAGAAGTCACCCAAGGATCTCGAGGGTCTGGCcaaggatgtcgaggcgtttgacaagaagatcaaggaggatgcCAAGGTCGCTTCTTTCATCC AGAACCCTACCCTTTCCGCATCCGAGCGATCGCAAgccctctcttccctccttccttccggCTCTTCCCctatcctcctcaacctcctcaCCGTCCTCTCAGAGAACGGTCGACTCTCTTCCGCCCCCAAAGTCTTCGCCGATTTCAACTCTCTCATTTCAGCTTACCGAGGCGAGCTCGAGGTCGTCGTCACCTCTGCTGAGCCTTTGGACAACAAGTCGCTGAACAGGTTGGACAAGGCTCTCAAGGATACCGAGGTTGCCAAGGGGAAGACTTTGAAGGTTGtcaacaag GTTAACCCTTCCGTGCTTGGTGGTCTTTTGGTCGACTTTGGAGACAGGACCA TCGACCTCTCCGCCTCTTCAAAGGTCAGCCGATTCAACGCCGCCATTGCTC AGGGTGTATAG